The following is a genomic window from Atribacteraceae bacterium.
AAATCGTTCCCCTCCCTACCACGATTGATGAGAGTTTTCATCTTCCCTCCCGGGAGGTGATATCCCGATATATTACCGGGAAAACACGAGCGATCCTCTATTCTTCCCCGGGGAATCCCACCGGGGTAATCTATAGCCGGCAGGAGATGGAAACGCTGGCTGAAATCGCCCTCGCAAAAGGTATCTTTCTCATTTCCGATGAAGTGTACCGGGAATTCATCTACGATCCGTCGGTGAGTTTCTCGTCAGTCTTTGATTTTCCGGAAATCAAGCACCAGGCGATCCTCACCGATTCCATTTCCAAGCGTTTTTCGTCCTGCGGAGCGCGAGTCGGTTTTCTGGCCACGGCCAACGAGGAAGTACTCAGCGCCGTGCATAAGTTCGCCCAGGCCCGCCTCTCTTCCCCGACGGTGGAGCAGCGGGCGGCGGAAGCGGCCTACCGGATGGATCCTTCCTATTTTCATCCCATCCGGGCCGAGTATCGCTTACGGCGGGACACTCTGACGGCAGGTTTACAAGCCATCGATGGGGTTGAGTTGCACGTACCGGAGGGCGCCTTTTACCTGATGGTCCGACTCCCGGTTGACGACGCGGAGCGCTTTGCGATTTTTCTCTTATCGGAGTTCGCCTATCAGGGGAAAACGGTGATGGTTGCCCCGGCCAACGGGTTTTATTCGACGCCGGGAAAAGGGGTAGACGAGGTGCGGATTGCCTATGTCCTGAACCAGGAACGCCTTGTGGAGTCGATCCGGATCATCGAGCGGGCTCTCACGGTCTACCGGGAAAAGACCGAAAGAAAAATCGGCGTTTGCGACCTGACGGATTCCGATGATTTTGGAAAAAGTTGAGCGTTCAACGCTCAGTGTTTCAGCTTCTTGACAAGTTTGGTGTTTTGTGAGAAAAATGACCACGAGCATTTGACCGTGCCGGTGAAGAGAAAAGGCACAGCCAGGCACTAATCCATAGATGATAGAGAGGGAAGTAGACATGAAGGCGCTTGTACAAGGTTCAAAACACAAGGAGAGTCTCCAACTCAGGGAGGTTCCCGAGCCTACACCGGGCGCGATGGAATTGAAGGTCCGGGTCGAAGCTGCCGGCGTCTGCGGGACGGACGTTCATGGTATCGCTTCCCTGGAGCCGCCGGTGATCCTCGGTCATGAATTTAGCGGTGTGGTAGTGGAACGAGGGGAGGAGGTTGTCGGGTTTGAGGTTGGCGACCGGGTATCCTCCGAAACCACGGTCTATCATTGCGGCCGTTGTCCCTATTGCCTGGGAGGTCATTTTAACCTCTGTCCGGATCGCAAGGGCTTGGGATCCCGGGCCGATGGGGTTTTTGCCGAGTATGTGATCATTCCGCAGCACACCGCCCACCGTTTACCCGATACTCTGAGCTACGAAGAAGGGGCTCTGTTGGAACCCTTTGCCTGCGCGGTGCACGGGGCAGTCGAGCAGGCGGCGATCCGGGCAGGACAGACGGTCTGCGTACTCGGGCCGGGTCCTTTGGGAATCCTGGTAGGATGGCTGGCCGCCAGGCAGGGGGCTGGGGTGGTACTGGTCGGTAAATCGGAAGACCGTATGCGGATGGAAGTCGCCCTCCGGGGGGGTATCGGACACCTGGTCAATAGCGATGAGGTAGAATTAAAACAATTCGTCAATGAAACATTTGGTGATTATGGAGTCGATGCTGTATTCGAATGTTCCGGTGCGCTGGGGGCGGTCTATGCCGGTCTCGCAGTATTGAAAAAACGAGGACTCTTTTTACAGATGGGCATTCTCCACCGTCCGGTC
Proteins encoded in this region:
- a CDS encoding aminotransferase class I/II-fold pyridoxal phosphate-dependent enzyme; this translates as IVPLPTTIDESFHLPSREVISRYITGKTRAILYSSPGNPTGVIYSRQEMETLAEIALAKGIFLISDEVYREFIYDPSVSFSSVFDFPEIKHQAILTDSISKRFSSCGARVGFLATANEEVLSAVHKFAQARLSSPTVEQRAAEAAYRMDPSYFHPIRAEYRLRRDTLTAGLQAIDGVELHVPEGAFYLMVRLPVDDAERFAIFLLSEFAYQGKTVMVAPANGFYSTPGKGVDEVRIAYVLNQERLVESIRIIERALTVYREKTERKIGVCDLTDSDDFGKS
- a CDS encoding alcohol dehydrogenase catalytic domain-containing protein encodes the protein MKALVQGSKHKESLQLREVPEPTPGAMELKVRVEAAGVCGTDVHGIASLEPPVILGHEFSGVVVERGEEVVGFEVGDRVSSETTVYHCGRCPYCLGGHFNLCPDRKGLGSRADGVFAEYVIIPQHTAHRLPDTLSYEEGALLEPFACAVHGAVEQAAIRAGQTVCVLGPGPLGILVGWLAARQGAGVVLVGKSEDRMRMEVALRGGIGHLVNSDEVELKQFVNETFGDYGVDAVFECSGALGAVYAGLAVLKKRGLFLQMGILHRPVELDFDRFLFASELIISGSRTQKKSSWDKAIAILSADRFPLQTLVTHRLSLEEWQEGFALTLNRQAIKVILRP